Part of the Desulfobaccales bacterium genome is shown below.
GCACGCTGCCGCTCTGGCGCTCCGCCAGGGCCACCGCCAGGTTGACGGCCACGGTGGTCACGCCCACCCCGCCTTTGGCGCCGGTCACCGCCACCAGGTTTCCCCGGGCTCCCGCAGCCCGCTCCTTTTCCCGCTCGGCCAACACCCGGGCCGCCACCTCCTTGACCTCTTCGGCCTGCAGGGGCAAGGGGAGAAAGCACCCCACCCGAAGTTTCATGATGCGGATGAGGAAGTCGGGATCGCGGCTCTGGGAGCAGACGAGAAATTCGGCGCGGGGAAAGCGGCTGATGAGCTCCTCCAGCCAGCCGGGCACGCCGGCGTGGCCGTTCAAGTTCACCAGCACCAGGTCTGGGGCCCGTTCCCGGTGCTGCTCCAGGAAGGTCTGAGGGTCCGTCGCCTCATGAAGGAGCTTCAGCACCGGGACGCGGGGCAGAAGGTCGGCCAGCCCCGGGTCCGGGGAGTCCGGACTGCTCAGGACCGACACGGTGAGACGGGGCGGGGCCATGCGGCTATGTCCTCCTGGCTGGGCTGGGTTCCTACTACAAGTAATAATTATACCATAATTTCAAAATCAGCGCCGCCCGCAGGCGGCGCCGTGGCCCCGAGCCACCGGGGAACCGGCCGCACAGCCTCCGCAATTAGAGCTGGGCCGCCTCCCGCTTCATGCCCTTGATGACCTCAATGCTCACCGCCGCCGGGGCCTGGCGCTCCGGCGGGACGGTCGGCTGGGCAGTGGCCGGCGGAGTGGCCAGGGCCGGGCGGCTCACCAGCTGCGAGGTCACCACCCCTCTGGTCATGAACTGCGCCTGGTTGAGCTGGTTCCTGAGCGCCAGGCGGATCCTCCCCTGGAAGGTGGCCAGGTTGAGGGCCTCGGCCTGCTCCGGGGTCACCTCCAGGGTGACGGTGTTCACCACCTGGGGCTTGTCCTTGGGCGCGGTGGGGTCGTAGATCTGCCCCTTGCTCAACACCTTGATGTTTTGCAGGATGATCTTGGAGATGTGCTCGCCCTGGCCTTCCGGGGCCGGCAGCTCCACCAGCACGTCCACCCGGTCGCCGGGGTTGATGAAGCCCGCCACTCCGGTGACCTCATCCGTCTTGATGGTCACCGCCAGTTTGTCAGGGGCCAAAAGTCCCCCTAAGCCCGCGGCGGTGCCCTCCGGGGCCAGCTTGGTGGTGAGGATGGGCTCGCCCTTGGCGATGAAGGTCTGCACCACCCGGCCCTGTACCTCCTGGGGGCTCTGCACCGTCCGGGGCGGGATGATGTTCTTGGGCCACTGGTCCACCCGCAAGAGCCGGGGCTCCAGGGCGGTGCCCGGCGCGATGTCCACCTCCGCCACCACCACCGGGTCCTTGGCCACCTGCACCACCTGGGTGCGGGTGGTGATGTAGCGGTGAATGAGAAAGACGGCCACCAGGCCCACCAGGCCGGCCAGCAGGAAGTATTTCACTCCGGGGGGCAGCTTGATCATAATCCAGGGCTCCTCACAATATTAATCATTCCAGCCGCATGGTGGTGATGGCTTCCACTGTGATGCCTTGGAAGCTGGGATTGAACCATTTGATCAGTGCGTCCAGAAGCAGGGTGACGTTCTTTCGCGCCGTGACTCTCACCTCCAGATTGTCACCTGAATTGATTCCTGGCGGTGGTACATCTATAACACGGAAAGCAACGTCGACGTCATGATACTCGAAAAATGTACCTTTACCGTCAGGAGCATTAAGAAAGTTTTTGACGGTATATTTTACTAGCGGCAACCCATCTTCTGTTTGCTGGTAGCCCCAGCTGTCATTGCCGTTGTTGTCCTTTCGGTAGACCACGCCGACCCGGGCACCTTCCCGGGAGGCATTGGTGAGGGCGTGCTGCAGAAACCAGACGTGCCCGAACTCCACCATGCCCACCAGGAAGGTGACCAGAATGGGGAGGATGATGGCAAATTCCACCACGGCGACACCCCGGCTGCTCCGCGAAAAGTGTATCAGCCTCCGGTTCCCAATGGTGTTCATGCCATCATCCTCCTTAGTCTTTGAAATTATTAGCTGCTAGACGGATATGTCGGTTTTTGGGCAGCGGCACCTTGAAACCAATTGGCCCAATTTTGGAAAACCGTACTAAGATTTGAAAACAGAAGACCCATGGCCGCTGTCACTACCAAAGCCAGAAGTCCCAACATAATGCCATACTCCACCGCGGTCAAAGCCTCCTCCTCATACCAGAAACGCTTCAGCAGTTCCATCACTTCTCCCTCCCTTGTGGGGGTGTTTTATATGTCCCCGCCGGGTGCCCCAAGGGCCCGGGGCGGGGTGTTTCCCAATTCTGATGCAATCCATGTGCCAGTTTCGAACAAGCCTGGTTCCAGGCCGGAAAAGCCGCCTTCGCTTTCCCCGCCTTGCGGCCGTGTTTCACTGTCTGAACCCTGACCGTGGCCAACAGCGAGGTTTTTGAACAAAGTTTGTACCTCTCGCATCCACCGGCTCGCTAGCCGATATCATAAACTTAGATTATTATTCTGATATGAAGATAAAGAAAATTTATCGGATAGTCAAGCTTTCCCCTGCCGCATGTAATCATTTTATTTTCTCTTATTTACCTGAGTTAAATATCAGGAAAATGCTGATAATAAGCTAAGGATTTATCTGAGAAGGGCCCAGAAGCACCGCCCCGGGTTCCCGCCTCAGGACCTGCCAGACGCCCTGGCTTTGCAGCAGCTCCACCAGCTTGCCATGATCCTTGATGAGGATAAAGTCCGGCCGATATTTCTCCAAAAATCGCTCCCACCCTGGTAAGCCAGAGTAGAAGGCAAAATAATCGTTGACGACCTCCGGAGGATAAACCGTCTCAAAGCGCCCGTCCAAAGCGACGGTGATACGCGGATGGAAACGCCACAGGACATATTCCCCCCAGACGAATTCCACCAGGAGCTTGCCGGAGAGTTGTTCCCGTTCCAGATAATCAAAAATGTCCAGAGGGTAATACATGCCAGTTTTCCCTTTTTGTGAATACGATGGGAAGGTTAAAGCCCAGGGACCCTGGCGAATAAAAGTTGTGGCCAAAGTCACTGTTACAACTAATATCAACGCAAAGCATCCTTGCCGGACCAGGGTCTTGCGCCACAAATCCTGCAATCCTGGCCGGGAGCTCAAGTCCTCCACGTAAGGCTTGAAACATATAGGCAAATAAGCCAGTATAAAACAGTAAAACAAAATAAAATGCCGAACATGTTTCACTGCCAAAATGAGCCCCACCGCCAAGACAATCGAAGGGGTGAATTCCCGCCAGCGGCTGCGCCACATGAGAAAGCCGGAAAATGCCATAAGTGCAAAAAATAATATAGGGAAAGATACAGCATGCCACAGCGAAGTTTCCTTTTTGACGTAGTTGGCATAATGGAACATGGACATCCATTCGGTGATCATGGGGCGCGGCATGGCCAAGGCATCCGCCATATAATGCCAGTATTGCAGGCCGTAAGGGTTGATCAGGGTGGCCAGAATCCCAGCTCCCAGGGCCAGGACATAAGGCCAGAACACCCGCCGGCTCAGAGCCTCCCCTACTGCATAGAGGAGGAGCAGCCCCAGCCCGGCCACAAAGCCGCCATGCAGGTTGGCCCACGGCACCATGATGACCGGCACCCATACCAGGGGCCAATATTGTCCCAGGAGCCGGGCCCGTTCCAGCAGGTAAAGGAAGATGGCCACAAACAGAAAGGTGAAAACCTGAGGCCGCACCGGATTGTAAAAGGCCCTGAACAAAGGCAGGATGGGCAGGAAGAGCACCACCACCGCCAGGGGGTGGGCGCCTCGGAGTACCGCAGTGCGGTAGAGGAACCAGATGGTGGTCAGGCCCACGGCATATTTGAGGATATGCAGGCCCGCGGCCCCGAAGGCCTGGTAAATGGGGTAGAAAATCACCCCGGAAAGCCATTCGTGATAGACCC
Proteins encoded:
- the cpaB gene encoding Flp pilus assembly protein CpaB, with translation MIKLPPGVKYFLLAGLVGLVAVFLIHRYITTRTQVVQVAKDPVVVAEVDIAPGTALEPRLLRVDQWPKNIIPPRTVQSPQEVQGRVVQTFIAKGEPILTTKLAPEGTAAGLGGLLAPDKLAVTIKTDEVTGVAGFINPGDRVDVLVELPAPEGQGEHISKIILQNIKVLSKGQIYDPTAPKDKPQVVNTVTLEVTPEQAEALNLATFQGRIRLALRNQLNQAQFMTRGVVTSQLVSRPALATPPATAQPTVPPERQAPAAVSIEVIKGMKREAAQL
- a CDS encoding TadE/TadG family type IV pilus assembly protein; translation: MNTIGNRRLIHFSRSSRGVAVVEFAIILPILVTFLVGMVEFGHVWFLQHALTNASREGARVGVVYRKDNNGNDSWGYQQTEDGLPLVKYTVKNFLNAPDGKGTFFEYHDVDVAFRVIDVPPPGINSGDNLEVRVTARKNVTLLLDALIKWFNPSFQGITVEAITTMRLE
- a CDS encoding Flp family type IVb pilin, with the translated sequence MELLKRFWYEEEALTAVEYGIMLGLLALVVTAAMGLLFSNLSTVFQNWANWFQGAAAQKPTYPSSS